Proteins encoded within one genomic window of Companilactobacillus sp.:
- a CDS encoding XTP/dITP diphosphatase, which yields MQEIIIATKNPNKAKEFQRIFDPENFVIKTLLDFPDFPEIKETGSTFEENATIKAHAVMNQFHLPTIADDSGLSVDALFGQPGVRSARYAGDHNDAANNAKLLSEIGGTPEEKRTAKFVTVLVFANPKNPKDLVVEGEVNGLIASFPKGDDGFGYDPLFYVPSEGKTMSEMTLDEKNKISHRGNAIRKLESKWQDWIVL from the coding sequence ATGCAAGAGATAATTATTGCTACAAAGAACCCAAATAAAGCTAAAGAGTTCCAAAGAATTTTTGATCCAGAAAATTTTGTGATCAAGACTTTATTAGATTTTCCCGACTTTCCAGAGATCAAGGAAACGGGATCAACGTTTGAAGAAAACGCCACTATCAAGGCACATGCAGTCATGAATCAATTCCATCTGCCAACAATTGCTGACGATTCTGGATTATCTGTCGATGCCTTATTCGGGCAACCAGGGGTCAGATCAGCCAGATATGCCGGTGACCACAATGATGCTGCTAACAATGCTAAGTTGTTATCTGAGATTGGTGGGACCCCTGAAGAAAAACGGACTGCCAAATTTGTAACAGTTCTAGTTTTTGCCAATCCTAAGAATCCTAAAGATTTGGTGGTTGAGGGTGAAGTTAATGGCCTCATTGCCAGTTTCCCTAAGGGCGACGATGGATTTGGATACGATCCATTGTTCTATGTACCTTCAGAAGGTAAGACGATGTCAGAAATGACTTTGGATGAAAAAAATAAAATCAGTCATCGCGGAAACGCAATCAGAAAATTAGAATCAAAATGGCAAGATTGGATTGTATTGTAA
- a CDS encoding DUF948 domain-containing protein → MTGGQIAGLIAAIAFVILVIFLAVALVQTAKLLKKLQDTIKETTTMLNVITKNTDRILDQSGQLVDKTNTLMDDVNSKSSKLNPLFDTVENLGNKAADATSDKPKDGFGFSSLLNLANAATIVKGASKIFPRKKN, encoded by the coding sequence ATGACTGGTGGACAAATTGCAGGACTTATTGCTGCTATAGCTTTTGTTATCTTGGTGATCTTCTTAGCAGTAGCTTTAGTTCAAACTGCTAAACTATTGAAAAAGTTACAAGATACAATTAAGGAAACAACAACAATGTTGAATGTTATCACTAAGAACACCGACAGAATCCTTGACCAAAGTGGCCAATTAGTTGATAAGACTAATACATTAATGGACGACGTTAATAGTAAATCAAGTAAGTTAAACCCATTGTTCGATACTGTTGAAAACCTTGGTAATAAAGCTGCTGATGCTACTTCAGACAAGCCAAAAGACGGATTTGGATTTTCAAGTCTTTTGAATCTTGCTAATGCAGCAACAATTGTTAAGGGTGCTTCAAAGATTTTTCCTAGAAAGAAGAATTAG
- a CDS encoding M24 family metallopeptidase, giving the protein MKTQLLDLQKYLSDNNYDIAYISDPTDINYFTGFYSDPVERILALIVFPDKDPFIFAPALEVNSVKKAGWDLDVFGYLDNEDGWGMLADHIKQVENNPIKWATEKDNLTVQKFEIVKKHFPNAEFPGNLSRYMENARLIKTPEEIENLKAAGKEADYAFSVAFDAIKEGRTEQDVVAEIEYAMMKKGVMHMSFDTIVQAGANAANPHGGPEKNLLKKNELILFDLGTVHNGYISDASRTVAFGKPNDKALDIYKVDLEAQYAAMDAAKPGITAAELDKVARDIIDKAGYGEYFIHRLGHGMGTSEHEFPSIMEGNDMVLKPGMCFSIEPGIYIPNEAGVRIEDCVYLTEDGNEPFTHTSKELKYID; this is encoded by the coding sequence ATGAAGACACAATTATTAGATTTACAAAAATATTTGAGCGACAACAATTATGATATCGCTTATATTTCCGACCCGACGGATATTAACTATTTTACAGGATTTTACAGTGATCCGGTAGAGAGAATTTTGGCTTTGATCGTATTTCCTGACAAAGACCCATTTATTTTCGCACCTGCTTTGGAAGTTAATTCTGTGAAAAAAGCTGGATGGGATCTAGATGTCTTTGGATACTTGGACAATGAAGATGGCTGGGGAATGCTAGCCGATCACATTAAACAAGTGGAAAACAACCCAATTAAATGGGCAACTGAAAAAGATAATTTGACAGTTCAAAAGTTTGAAATCGTCAAAAAACACTTCCCTAACGCTGAATTTCCTGGAAATCTTTCTCGTTACATGGAAAATGCTCGTCTGATCAAAACTCCTGAAGAAATTGAGAACCTTAAAGCAGCTGGTAAAGAAGCCGACTACGCATTTTCAGTAGCATTTGATGCCATTAAGGAAGGCAGAACAGAACAAGACGTAGTTGCTGAAATCGAATACGCCATGATGAAAAAAGGTGTTATGCATATGAGTTTTGACACCATCGTGCAAGCCGGTGCAAATGCCGCAAATCCTCATGGTGGTCCTGAAAAAAATCTTTTGAAGAAAAACGAACTAATTCTCTTTGATCTTGGAACAGTCCATAATGGCTATATCAGCGATGCATCAAGAACTGTAGCCTTTGGAAAGCCAAATGACAAAGCATTGGATATTTACAAAGTTGATCTTGAAGCTCAATACGCTGCCATGGATGCTGCAAAACCAGGTATCACCGCTGCAGAATTAGACAAAGTGGCTAGAGACATCATTGATAAAGCTGGTTACGGAGAATACTTCATCCACAGACTTGGCCATGGTATGGGAACCTCAGAACACGAATTCCCTTCAATCATGGAAGGAAACGACATGGTATTAAAACCAGGAATGTGCTTCTCAATTGAACCAGGAATCTATATTCCAAACGAAGCCGGAGTAAGAATCGAAGACTGCGTCTACTTAACAGAAGACGGAAACGAACCATTCACGCATACATCAAAGGAACTGAAATATATTGATTAG
- the ccpA gene encoding catabolite control protein A — protein MEKKAVTIYDVAEAANVSMATISRVVNGNANVKEETRKRVLEVIDRLNYRPNAVARGLASKKSTTIGVILPDITDLYFASLAKGIDDVASMYKYNIILTSLQESIRDEEQILNNLLSKQVDGLIYMGKQLSKKVKRTLSSSKTPIVLAGSVDRNNETASVNIDFTDAVYNVVSQLIQNGHKKVAFVGGSLEDPIDGKYRLDGYKKALKKAHINFSSNLVFEAEYSVRAGEAIWDAVKNSGATAAYVTEDLLAAGILNSAMKSGCKVPEDFEIFTSNNTVLCEVTRPKLSSVEEPLYDIGAVAMRLLTKMMNQEQIDENTIKLPYSIVKRESTK, from the coding sequence ATGGAAAAAAAAGCGGTAACTATATACGACGTGGCTGAAGCGGCCAATGTATCTATGGCCACCATTTCTCGTGTCGTAAATGGAAATGCTAACGTCAAAGAGGAAACTAGAAAGAGAGTTCTAGAAGTTATAGACCGCCTCAATTATCGACCTAACGCAGTTGCTCGTGGCTTAGCCAGCAAAAAGAGCACGACAATCGGGGTTATCTTGCCAGATATTACTGACTTGTATTTTGCATCATTGGCCAAGGGGATCGATGATGTTGCTTCAATGTACAAATACAATATTATCTTGACTAGTTTACAAGAATCAATTCGAGACGAGGAACAAATTTTAAATAATTTGCTCTCCAAACAAGTTGATGGTCTGATTTACATGGGCAAGCAACTATCAAAGAAAGTTAAACGTACTTTGAGCAGTTCAAAGACACCAATCGTGCTTGCTGGTTCAGTTGATCGTAACAATGAAACAGCTAGTGTTAACATTGATTTCACTGACGCTGTTTACAACGTTGTTAGTCAACTCATCCAAAACGGCCACAAGAAAGTTGCCTTTGTTGGCGGAAGTTTGGAAGACCCAATCGATGGTAAGTATCGTTTGGATGGCTATAAGAAAGCTTTGAAGAAAGCTCATATCAACTTTTCATCAAACCTTGTGTTTGAAGCTGAATACTCAGTCCGTGCTGGAGAAGCAATCTGGGATGCGGTTAAGAACAGCGGTGCTACAGCAGCGTATGTAACCGAGGACTTGTTAGCCGCTGGAATATTGAATTCAGCAATGAAATCTGGTTGCAAAGTTCCAGAGGACTTTGAGATTTTCACAAGTAACAACACAGTATTGTGTGAAGTTACTCGTCCAAAACTTAGTTCAGTTGAGGAACCATTGTATGATATCGGCGCTGTTGCTATGCGTCTGTTAACCAAGATGATGAACCAAGAACAAATCGATGAAAATACTATCAAGTTACCATACAGTATTGTTAAACGTGAATCTACTAAGTAA
- a CDS encoding GNAT family N-acetyltransferase, with amino-acid sequence MRIMQVPVAQRNNYRQLLILGDEDPRMLDKYIDKGKMFVAKDQTVTIGVLIIVPVSVEILEIKNIAVKEKFQSRGVGSFLISYVEKKFANKYKSIQVGTGDADLSNIRFYLKNGYRFSAIREKFFEQYDQPIFANGIQLQDMVVLSKNLQKK; translated from the coding sequence ATGAGAATCATGCAAGTACCTGTTGCGCAACGAAACAACTATCGACAATTACTAATTTTAGGAGACGAAGATCCGAGGATGTTGGATAAGTATATCGACAAGGGGAAAATGTTTGTCGCCAAAGACCAGACAGTCACCATTGGAGTTTTAATAATTGTTCCGGTATCGGTTGAAATCCTTGAGATCAAAAACATTGCAGTTAAAGAAAAATTTCAATCTAGGGGCGTCGGCAGTTTTTTAATATCATATGTCGAAAAGAAATTTGCCAATAAGTATAAATCGATTCAGGTTGGAACGGGGGATGCTGATTTATCAAATATTAGGTTTTATTTGAAAAATGGCTATCGATTCAGTGCTATTAGGGAAAAATTTTTTGAACAGTATGATCAACCGATTTTTGCAAATGGGATTCAGTTACAGGATATGGTAGTTTTATCCAAAAATTTACAAAAAAAATGA
- a CDS encoding transglycosylase domain-containing protein: MKNLWNSIVDGIKGIKSWSDFATKANLTIEVIRRIVLYIIAGLFVMLSLAIGLGFGYVSALTNQVAVPTKHEMRAQLKDVNNSTSLYFANDKKVENLQKTLTGKSIKLSEMSPYLKKAVVATEDSDFYKHSGVEPKSLLRAVLSDVTGIGTQTGGSTLTQQTVKMQLLSSETTWKRKAVEIFLAMRVDKYFTKDEILEDYLNAATLGRNNKGQNIQGVQAAAKGIFGKNAADLNLAESAFIAGLPQSPSIYTPFDNHGKVKDDISLGLKRKNIVLFRMYRDKKITESEYNEAKNFDLKSDFLKPAKATDHKIKYGYVYNLLTEQTRTILIKRMAKSDGIAYKDLVKDKSLYEKYWTQADTELHDKNYRVDSTINKKLYQDLNEQAQQFQDNLGTTHTDSAIDQNTGKSIKVSEPVQNGSVLLDNKTGQVLAFVGGVNFKKSQLNHAFDTNRSPGSSIKPLITFAPAIENGAIGSQSMLADFKTKFKSYAPTDYGETIQNRFVSARETLEESYNIPSVNLYNYLRQQGISSKQYMSKMGINLTDNEYKQLGITLGGTDKGVTVLQQASAFSTFANKGVHVNPYVVDKITDPTGKVIYGHKHTKKRVFSKQTSYIMQNMMHGVVTKGTASALSYESQFSTKNLFGKTGTSNDYRDNWFIGSTDGVTLASWIGYDNLYGNNYNLASNSTDINQELWSRMANAVYEDNPGVMNVHKKFSRPDGVQSYKVDKETGTNTGSIDYNGISTRVNQHTTSSLYYKGSPKNMSYDGFAIGASAKNYRLFWGNYFGRDNGYGVVKQLGDSSKSADEIASENGSGRTSGFSNSANDSDSSEVTTTTGTTTTSGSRTSNNTTTSNGTSETGTGSGSGSGSGSSFGTSTGSTSGSGGSTGETGGSTGGITGGAGAGAGSAVGGIGGE, from the coding sequence GGAATAGTATTGTTGACGGGATAAAGGGAATCAAGAGTTGGTCTGATTTTGCAACCAAGGCTAACTTAACGATCGAAGTTATTCGTCGAATTGTTTTATACATTATAGCTGGTCTTTTCGTCATGCTTAGTTTGGCGATTGGTTTAGGTTTTGGTTACGTTTCAGCTTTGACCAATCAAGTTGCCGTTCCTACTAAGCATGAAATGAGAGCACAGTTAAAGGATGTTAACAATTCAACTTCTCTTTATTTCGCAAACGATAAAAAAGTAGAAAATCTACAAAAGACCCTTACTGGTAAGAGCATCAAACTTTCAGAGATGTCTCCTTACCTCAAAAAGGCTGTTGTAGCAACTGAGGATAGTGATTTTTACAAACATTCAGGTGTTGAACCTAAATCACTTCTAAGAGCGGTCCTATCTGATGTGACTGGAATCGGTACCCAAACTGGTGGATCGACTCTAACTCAACAGACAGTCAAAATGCAGCTATTATCTTCAGAAACAACTTGGAAGCGTAAAGCGGTCGAAATCTTTTTAGCAATGCGGGTCGATAAATACTTTACTAAAGACGAGATCCTGGAAGACTACTTAAACGCCGCTACTCTGGGTCGAAATAATAAGGGACAGAATATCCAAGGTGTTCAAGCTGCAGCTAAGGGAATCTTTGGTAAAAATGCTGCAGATCTTAACTTGGCAGAATCAGCCTTTATTGCTGGTCTTCCCCAAAGTCCTTCGATCTATACCCCGTTTGATAATCACGGTAAGGTCAAAGACGATATTAGTTTAGGCCTCAAACGTAAGAACATTGTTTTATTCAGAATGTATCGTGATAAGAAGATCACTGAATCTGAATATAATGAAGCTAAGAATTTTGATTTAAAGAGCGATTTCTTAAAACCTGCTAAGGCAACTGATCATAAGATCAAATACGGTTACGTTTATAACTTGTTAACAGAACAAACTAGAACCATTTTGATCAAGCGAATGGCTAAATCTGATGGCATTGCATACAAAGACTTAGTCAAGGATAAGAGTTTATACGAGAAGTATTGGACTCAAGCTGATACTGAATTGCACGACAAGAATTATCGTGTTGACAGTACGATCAATAAGAAACTTTACCAAGATCTTAATGAACAAGCTCAACAATTCCAAGACAATCTAGGTACTACTCATACTGATAGTGCCATCGACCAAAATACTGGTAAGAGCATCAAGGTATCTGAGCCAGTCCAAAATGGTTCAGTCTTACTTGATAACAAGACTGGTCAAGTGCTTGCCTTTGTTGGGGGCGTTAACTTTAAGAAATCTCAATTAAATCACGCATTTGACACTAATAGATCTCCTGGTTCATCAATCAAGCCACTGATCACATTTGCTCCAGCTATTGAAAATGGTGCGATTGGTTCACAATCCATGCTAGCCGATTTTAAGACTAAGTTTAAGAGTTATGCACCAACTGATTATGGCGAGACAATTCAAAACCGATTTGTTTCTGCTCGTGAAACACTTGAAGAATCATATAATATTCCATCCGTTAACTTATACAACTATCTAAGACAGCAAGGTATTAGTTCTAAACAATACATGTCTAAGATGGGGATTAATCTAACCGACAACGAATATAAACAACTTGGTATTACCCTTGGTGGTACTGATAAAGGTGTGACAGTGCTACAACAAGCTAGTGCTTTTTCAACTTTTGCCAATAAGGGTGTTCACGTCAATCCTTATGTGGTTGATAAGATCACTGACCCAACTGGCAAAGTTATTTATGGTCACAAGCATACCAAGAAACGTGTCTTCTCAAAACAAACATCTTATATCATGCAAAACATGATGCACGGAGTTGTTACTAAAGGTACTGCTTCTGCCCTATCATATGAATCTCAATTCAGTACTAAGAACCTCTTTGGTAAAACTGGTACATCCAATGATTACCGTGATAATTGGTTCATCGGTAGTACAGATGGAGTTACCCTTGCTTCTTGGATCGGATACGATAACTTGTACGGGAATAATTACAACTTGGCAAGTAATTCAACTGATATCAACCAAGAATTATGGTCGCGGATGGCAAATGCCGTTTATGAAGACAATCCTGGAGTCATGAACGTCCATAAGAAATTCAGTCGACCTGATGGTGTTCAATCTTATAAAGTTGATAAAGAGACTGGTACTAATACCGGTTCAATTGACTATAACGGAATAAGCACTAGAGTAAATCAACACACTACTTCATCGCTGTACTACAAGGGCAGCCCTAAGAATATGTCATATGACGGTTTTGCAATCGGAGCCTCAGCTAAGAATTATCGCCTCTTCTGGGGTAATTACTTCGGCCGTGACAATGGATACGGAGTAGTAAAACAACTTGGAGATAGTTCTAAGTCAGCTGATGAGATTGCATCTGAAAACGGTAGCGGAAGAACTTCAGGATTCAGTAACAGCGCCAATGATTCTGATTCTTCTGAAGTAACAACTACAACTGGAACTACAACTACATCTGGTTCGAGAACTTCAAACAATACGACAACAAGTAATGGTACTAGTGAAACTGGTACTGGATCAGGTAGCGGTTCTGGATCAGGTTCTTCATTTGGGACTTCAACTGGTTCGACATCTGGTTCTGGTGGGTCAACTGGTGAAACCGGTGGTTCTACCGGAGGCATCACAGGTGGCGCCGGTGCTGGTGCAGGCAGTGCTGTCGGCGGAATTGGCGGCGAATAA